One segment of Pantoea sp. Lij88 DNA contains the following:
- the mglA gene encoding galactose/methyl galactoside ABC transporter ATP-binding protein MglA, with product MASDNTTAQREYLLEMTNVSKSFPGVKALDNVNLKVRPHSVHALMGENGAGKSTLLKCLFGIYKKDTGSILFQGNEIDYKSSKEALENGVSMVHQELNLVLQRTVMDNMWLGRYPRKGFFVDQDKMYQDTKAIFDELDIDIDPRDKVANLSVSQMQMIEIAKAFSYDAKIVIMDEPTSSLTEKEVNHLFTIIRKLKDRGCGIVYISHKMEEIFQLCDEITILRDGQWITSQPLEGLDMDKIISMMVGRSLNQRFPDRTNVPGETILEVRNLTSLRQPSIRDISFDLRKGEILGIAGLVGAKRTDIVETLFGIREKSGGTIKLHGKPINNHSANEAINHGFALVTEERRSTGIYAFLDIGFNSLISNIKKYKNSMGLLDNKRMKSDTQWVIDSMRVKTPGHHTQIGSLSGGNQQKVIIGRWLLTQPEILMLDEPTRGIDVGAKFEIYQLIAELAKREKGIIIISSEMPELLGITDRILVMSNGLVAGIVDTKTTTQNEILRLASLHL from the coding sequence ATGGCCAGTGATAATACGACCGCGCAGCGAGAATATTTGCTGGAAATGACGAATGTCTCAAAATCATTTCCCGGCGTTAAAGCGTTAGATAATGTGAATTTGAAAGTGCGGCCTCACTCTGTTCATGCATTAATGGGCGAGAACGGTGCCGGGAAATCCACCTTATTAAAATGCCTGTTTGGTATTTATAAAAAAGATACCGGCAGTATCCTGTTTCAGGGTAATGAGATCGATTATAAAAGCTCCAAAGAGGCGCTGGAAAATGGCGTGTCGATGGTGCACCAGGAATTAAACCTGGTTCTGCAGCGTACCGTGATGGACAACATGTGGCTGGGGCGTTATCCGCGCAAAGGCTTCTTTGTCGATCAGGATAAAATGTACCAGGACACCAAAGCGATTTTTGACGAGCTGGATATCGATATCGATCCGCGCGACAAAGTTGCCAATCTTTCTGTATCACAGATGCAGATGATTGAAATTGCCAAAGCGTTCTCCTATGACGCAAAAATTGTGATTATGGATGAGCCGACTTCCTCGTTAACCGAGAAAGAGGTTAATCACCTGTTTACGATTATCCGTAAGCTGAAAGATCGCGGCTGTGGCATTGTTTATATTTCGCACAAGATGGAAGAGATTTTCCAGCTGTGTGATGAGATCACGATTCTGCGTGATGGTCAGTGGATCACCTCTCAGCCGCTGGAAGGGCTGGATATGGATAAGATCATCTCGATGATGGTCGGCCGTTCACTGAACCAGCGTTTCCCTGACCGTACCAACGTGCCAGGCGAGACGATTCTTGAGGTTCGCAATCTGACGTCACTGCGTCAGCCGTCTATTCGCGATATCTCATTTGATTTGCGTAAAGGGGAGATACTCGGCATTGCCGGGCTGGTGGGCGCCAAACGTACCGATATCGTTGAAACGCTGTTTGGTATTCGCGAAAAATCGGGCGGCACCATTAAACTGCATGGCAAACCGATTAATAATCACAGCGCCAATGAAGCCATTAACCACGGTTTTGCGCTGGTGACGGAAGAGCGTCGCTCTACCGGTATTTATGCGTTCCTCGACATTGGTTTTAACTCGCTTATTTCCAATATCAAAAAATATAAAAACAGTATGGGACTGCTGGATAATAAACGTATGAAGAGTGATACCCAATGGGTGATCGATTCCATGCGTGTAAAAACACCCGGTCATCATACTCAAATTGGTTCGCTTTCGGGCGGCAACCAGCAAAAAGTGATTATTGGCCGCTGGTTATTGACCCAGCCTGAAATCCTGATGCTTGATGAACCAACACGCGGTATTGATGTTGGTGCGAAATTCGAAATTTACCAGTTGATTGCTGAGCTGGCGAAAAGAGAAAAGGGCATCATTATTATCTCATCCGAAATGCCGGAGCTGTTAGGCATTACCGATCGTATTCTGGTAATGAGTAATGGTCTGGTAGCAGGCATAGTTGATACCAAAACGACCACGCAGAACG
- the mglB gene encoding galactose/glucose ABC transporter substrate-binding protein MglB — MNKKVFTLTALVASMMFGATAHAADTRIGVTIYKYDDNFMSMVRKDIEKEAKAIGGVQLLMNDSQNDQSKQNDQVDVLMAKGVKALAINLVDPAAAAVVVDKARANDVPVVFFNKEPNAKVLAGYDKAYYVGTDSKESGIIQGQLIEKHWKATPAWDLNKDGVIQFVLLKGEPGHPDAEARTKYVIDTLNKDGLKTQQLAMDTAMWDTAQAKDKMDAWLSGPNAKKIEVVIANNDAMAMGAVEALKAHNMTSIPVFGVDALPEALALVKSGALAGTVLNDAENQAKATLDIANNLANGKAATDGTNFKMVDKIVRVPYVPVDKENLSQFVK; from the coding sequence ATGAATAAGAAGGTTTTCACGCTTACAGCACTGGTTGCCAGCATGATGTTTGGTGCAACCGCTCACGCAGCTGACACACGTATCGGCGTGACCATTTACAAATATGATGACAACTTCATGTCAATGGTACGCAAAGACATCGAGAAAGAAGCGAAAGCGATCGGTGGCGTGCAGTTGCTGATGAATGACTCACAGAATGACCAGTCCAAACAGAACGATCAGGTTGACGTGCTGATGGCAAAAGGCGTGAAAGCGCTGGCGATTAACCTGGTTGACCCGGCTGCTGCTGCCGTGGTGGTAGACAAAGCGCGTGCTAACGACGTGCCGGTTGTCTTCTTCAACAAAGAACCGAACGCCAAAGTGCTGGCCGGTTATGACAAAGCTTACTACGTGGGTACCGATTCTAAAGAGTCTGGCATCATTCAGGGTCAGCTGATCGAGAAACACTGGAAAGCGACCCCAGCCTGGGATCTGAACAAAGATGGCGTGATTCAGTTCGTGCTGCTGAAAGGCGAGCCGGGCCATCCTGATGCTGAAGCCCGTACCAAATATGTGATCGACACCCTGAACAAAGATGGTCTGAAAACCCAGCAGTTAGCGATGGATACTGCAATGTGGGATACCGCGCAGGCTAAAGATAAGATGGATGCGTGGTTATCAGGCCCGAACGCGAAGAAAATCGAAGTCGTAATTGCCAACAACGATGCCATGGCGATGGGTGCAGTTGAAGCGCTGAAAGCGCACAACATGACTTCAATCCCGGTCTTCGGTGTCGATGCGCTGCCAGAAGCACTGGCGCTGGTTAAATCAGGTGCGCTGGCCGGTACCGTGCTGAACGATGCGGAAAACCAGGCGAAAGCTACGCTGGATATCGCCAACAACCTGGCGAACGGCAAAGCGGCAACCGATGGAACGAACTTCAAGATGGTCGATAAGATCGTCCGCGTTCCTTACGTGCCGGTTGATAAAGAAAATCTGTCTCAGTTCGTGAAATAA
- the galS gene encoding HTH-type transcriptional regulator GalS has translation MITIRDVARQAGVSVATVSRVLNQSNAVTSDTRDAVLLAVEALGYRPNANAQALATQVSDTIGVVVMDVSDPFFGALVKAVDTVAQRVHKHVLISNSWHQEEKERHAIEVLIRQRCSALVVHAKTLPDAELADFMQHVPGMVVINRIVPGFEHRSVSLDNVTGALMASRTLLQQGHSRIGYLCSSHPIEDVAQRREGWMQAMAEQGIRPQESWIASAEPDMQGGEAAMVELLGRNLNLTAVFAYNDGMAAGALTALKDNGIQVPQHFSVIGFDDIPISRYTDPQLTTVRYPIVSMAKIATELALQGAAGLLDDTATHIFMPTLVRRHSVAQRQNVESVTNSGDSGM, from the coding sequence ATGATAACTATTCGTGATGTTGCCCGTCAGGCTGGCGTGTCAGTGGCGACCGTGTCGCGCGTCCTCAATCAGAGCAACGCCGTGACCTCTGACACCCGCGACGCCGTGTTACTGGCGGTTGAAGCGCTGGGTTATCGCCCTAACGCCAACGCTCAGGCGCTGGCGACGCAGGTCAGCGACACGATCGGGGTAGTGGTGATGGATGTCTCCGATCCCTTCTTCGGGGCGCTGGTTAAGGCGGTGGATACCGTGGCGCAGCGCGTACACAAACATGTGTTGATCAGCAACTCCTGGCACCAGGAAGAGAAAGAGCGTCATGCGATTGAAGTGCTGATCCGTCAGCGTTGCAGCGCCCTGGTCGTACACGCGAAAACGCTGCCGGACGCGGAACTGGCGGACTTTATGCAGCACGTGCCCGGCATGGTGGTGATTAACCGCATCGTCCCCGGCTTCGAACACCGCAGCGTCAGTCTGGATAACGTCACTGGTGCACTAATGGCCTCAAGAACCCTGTTACAACAGGGACATAGCCGCATTGGCTATCTCTGCTCCAGCCATCCGATTGAGGATGTGGCACAGCGCCGTGAAGGGTGGATGCAGGCGATGGCAGAGCAGGGCATCCGGCCGCAGGAGAGCTGGATAGCCAGCGCAGAGCCTGACATGCAGGGCGGTGAAGCCGCGATGGTGGAGCTGCTGGGGCGCAATCTCAACCTCACTGCGGTGTTTGCTTATAACGACGGCATGGCGGCGGGCGCACTCACTGCGCTGAAAGACAACGGCATCCAGGTGCCACAGCATTTTTCTGTCATTGGCTTTGATGATATCCCGATTTCCCGGTACACCGATCCGCAGTTAACCACCGTCCGCTATCCCATTGTATCTATGGCAAAAATCGCCACCGAACTGGCGCTGCAGGGCGCTGCCGGACTGCTGGATGACACTGCAACACACATCTTTATGCCAACCCTGGTGCGGCGTCATTCGGTCGCGCAGCGGCAAAATGTGGAGTCCGTCACTAATTCAGGCGATTCAGGCATGTAA